The Paenibacillus spongiae nucleotide sequence GGATGAGATTCGCGATAATGATGATTTAGAATGATGAAATTTATGACGATGAAATTTATGGTGATGAAATCGATGATGGCGGAATTTATGTGAGAAATTTAGGTTGTTGGAATTTTAGATGGTGAACTGTGCGGTAATGAGCTTTGCGGTAGTGAGCTTTGCGATGGTGAGCTTTGCGATGGTGAGCTTTGCGATGGTGAGCTTTGCGATGGTGAGCTTTGCGATGGTGAGCTTTGCGATGGTGAGCTTTGCGGTAGTGAGCTTTGCGACGGTGAAATTCATGATGATGAGCAATGATAATGTAATCGCTTTCTTATATATAAGATATAAGATGTAAGCCGGGAAGTCAAACGCTAAATATAATACGACAATGTTCATCAAAAAGCGGCACCGCCTCCTTCGTCCGGCCCCTACCTTTTACGTATTCAAGCTTACTTGCGTTTTTTCATTGCTTGTCCGACCACCTATTTTCAGCCGCATAGCATCCATTCATATTGTAGTGATGTTGGTTGAAGCCAACCGCATTTATACCGTTAAGATAGTCAAATATAAATTAATTTAATTTTTACAATTTTCTGATAATTATTTACGCGACCTTAACAAACCGCTGCTATTCTGAGTGTATATCAGCCGAATCCCATCCATGCCGCACCGAGCCGGCTTGATCGGAAACCATCACCTGCACTGGAGGCGAAACTATGGAAATGCTGCTCATCGTTATCATTATCGCTGTTATTGTTATTGCAATCGCCAGCTCCTCGAAATCGAATCACCGCCGCCCCAATCGACACCGTTACAGCGGGGATAGCTCGAGCGCATCTTATTCCAGCAGCGACTGCAGCTGGGACAGTGACGGCGGATGCGGAGACGGCGGCGGTGGAGGCGGCGATTAAAAGAGCTAACTCCCCTCATCTTCAAGATGCTGCATTATTGGCCCCGCCTGCCTGTGATAAGTTCTTAAGCAGACAAAGCGGCCCGAGCCTCTCCTCCTTCGGAAAGACCGAACCGCCGCCGTGATGGTAACTAGCAGAACGTTCTTCATCATTACAGTATACAAGCTGAAACCTGAAGGACCTCTTCTGTACCTCTACGCCACACCACAATCATGAAATACCGCTGCCGCTGCACACTCCTGCTGACTTACATCGAGCTCTTATCTGGTATAATCCGCTGTAACGCTATGTTCACCTCGCTCCATTCACCGCAAACATTCCAATTCAACGATGAGCGCGTCCGCGACGTCAGCCGTTCCCTCAAACTAACGGATACCACAGATAAACTAACGCTAACGGACACCACATTCGCTATTCAGTGGATTTACCCGGAAAATGACGATGCTATGGACACAGGATCCCTTATTCGCCTCTAACTACGGCTATTCCAACGCCTCGAAGGTGAATAAGGGATCTGTTGTCCTTGAAACAGTCCATATCGATGATATGAGCTAAATAACGGATCTGTTATCCGTAACAACGGCACCAGATGCCGGATTTAGGCTGGGCCGGATCTACCGGGCTAGACCAGACCGGGTCGGGCAGAACTAGCCGGACCGGGTTAGGCCGGGCCGAATCTACCGGGCTAGTTCAGACCGGTTCGGCCAGCAATTACCGGAACGGGCAGGGCCGGATCGATCCGTACAACGGTGCAATAGAGCTTGATTCGCGCACTTGCAGTTTCCGTATGCGCTGGAAGCTGTTCGACGGCAATCGGCCGCATCCGTTAGGAATGTCGCACTGTAAATAAAAGCTGCAGGAGATCGCTTTTCCTTCCTTATCGGAAGGAAATTGATCTCCTGCAGCCTCATAGCGTGAACTTGGCCGGCATTACTCGAGCATGAGCCGAACCGGCTTGAACTCGGCCGGATTCTTGCCGAATCCGATGCCGGAGGCCCATTCGATCCAGCCCTTGCGCCCTTGACCGTCGTTATCGTTCACAAGATAGGACAGGCTGAACAAACCGTCCTCCGCTTCAACCGGTGCCAGCTCTTCCCATGGAAGCGCCAGCTCGTAATAGGTGTTCTTGTTTGCTTCATCCCGCGTTACCGCAGCCTGTGCGCTGCGAACCAAGCCGGCGGGCTGCCCGTTCGCTCCCATCCACCGGTACACCTGCGGTCCTTCGTTCGTTAGCGCAACTCCGAACTCGTGCATTTCGATGTTTTCGCCTGGCGTGCCTTGTGAAACGGCGAATTGAATGCTGTCGCCGTTCCAGATGCCAGCGTCCGTGGCGGTTTGGGAGAAGACATCGTCATGAATAGAGGCAGACAAGTACAGATGCTCTTGGTCCCACGTCACCCACACTTGGCCGCTGAGGTCTTCCGCCCCGTTGAAGCCTCCCTGTACGGTCTGAACGGTGCCATCCACGGACAGATCGACGCCCGGAACGGTGCTCAAATCATCCGGCGTTCCGTCGACCGTTACGGTTTTCGCTGCCAATGGGGTATAGCCGCCGTTCCCAACAAGCTTCAGTCTTCCCTCGAACGTCGCCGAAGGAAAGCCCTCCGCCTCTAAAGCCAGCTTCATGGAATGAAGCTCGCCGGCAGGCAGAGAAGGAAGCGCCAGCTCCATCCTTCCCGTGGATGCTGCCGGTACGGTGAGACCGCCGGTCTGCTCGCCCGATTGATTCCCAATCTGCCATTCGATACGATCCAGCACGTACGGCTGCGAGGATCGGTTGTCGAGCTGAACTTGCAGTGCATCCGTCTCGCCGCGCAGCACATGCTTCACCTGCAGCTGCACCGGGTGGATAATGCGGACCTCCGTCGTTAGGCGCCCTACCGGCTTGCCGTCAACAATGATATCGCCGCTTACGGTCTTCATCCCTGCCGCATCCGCCCCGGACAGTGGGATCGCCGTCTCCTCGCGCTCTCCCGGTCTTGCGGTCAAATCATACGATTGTCCGTTCACGGCCAGACTGGCCGCTATCGGCGCGCGCGGCGGTACCGTATTGTCCACGGCGAACGCCAGCGGGATCGGCTCGCCGACGAATGCTTCGCTGCCGGATAGCGTATATTTGCTACCGAGCTCGAAGCTCTTGACGTTCCCGCCGACGTAGATCGGATCCTGACCGACGGTGAGATAGATGACATTCGACTTGTCGGGATAATAGGTCTTCTTATTGCCGACCACATCGGTCACCGTAATGGAACGGTTCGTCTTCAGCGTCAGATCGGTCGGCTCAGCCGCCCACAAAACGCGCACCTCCTGCCCGTTCCCCTTGAACAGATGACTGCTGATCCCTTCTCCGATCTGCTCCGCACGAGTGTAGCTTAATCCTGTCAGCTGCCTCGTCATGGCCGCATAAGCGGCATAAGCCGGCTTCGGCGTGTATTTGCCTTTGGCATCCGCAGGATGGCGGATAATGCCGAAGTTATGCTCGTTGTACATCTCGTTCGTACCGTCATTCATGAAATCGTACCAGAAGAACTTCTCTACTCCTTGCGAGAGAGCCGCAACGTGGCTTCTTACCACATAGGAGGCTTGCGTCTCCTCGCTTACGCCGCGGAAGTCCCGCTGGGTCGGCCAGCCCATCTCCGTAATCCAGATCGGCTTCGGCTGCCCGTTGTTATACTGCCGGATCAAGCTCTGCAGCCGCGTCAGATCCTGGACCAAGCCTTCCGGCGTATCCGGGTACCGGTAAGGATGGATCGATACCGCATCCATAACCTCCAGCCCGCCCAGACGGAACACCTCTTCCAGCCAGTCCCACGGCGTTCCTGCCGTTGCGGCGCCGACCACGACAACGTTCGAATCCTCCGCTTTGACCGTCTGGTAGGTTTCCTTCAGCAGTTTATAGTAGTAGTCCGGCTTGGAGTCGGCAGGCCCATTGCCCGTATCGCCGAAGCCGATATTGAACTCATTGTAAACCTCCACCCATTTGACCTGATCGCCGTAATGCTGCAGGATCGACTTCCCGTACTGCGCAAACCCTTGGCGGCCTTCATCCGAATACGGGGTGCTCCCCTCATCGTACAGCGCATTCGCGTAAGAGAAGATGATGAACGGGTCCAGTCCGTTCCGCTGCAGCTCACTCATATACCGGTCATATGTGCCCGGGAACCTGTATACGCCCCGCTCCGGTTCGACATTCCCCCAATACAGCTCATCCCGGATGCTTCCGGCACCCGCCATGCGGATGAGCGGTATGAGCTCCGGATTCCACCATTGGCCAAAATGCGTCGCGACGCCGAAAGGCGAATCCGCAGCCGCCTGCCCAGGATCCAGGGGAGCCAGCAGGGCAAACGACGTCTCGGCTGAAGCCAATTGCGCGCCCGCCTTCTCAGCCGTCATCGTCATTCGGTAATACCCTTGCTGCAAATTCGGGACATTCAATTCCCCTGTCCCGCCCGCAATGGCTTCCGTCCCCTGCCGGACTGGATTGCCCCACAGGTCATCGATCTTCCATGTCACGGCATCGCCCTGGGTGACGATACGGAATGCAGCCGTATCCGTACCCTCGAACACATTCCCGAGCGCAGTCTGCTCAATGGACAGCAGCGGCAGATCGACCTTCGCCACAATATCGTCGAGCAGCAGCTCGGCACTGTTCTTCCCCTGTACCAATTCAGACCGCTCCATTAAGAATGTGACCTCCGTTGCGGGCGCATGATACGCGCCGTCATTGGCGCCGCCCCAATGGCTGTAGTTGACGCCTGCGTCGAATGCCGAAACCGTAAGCTTCTGCCAGCCGGCATCGGCTTGCAGCGCCAGCGTCTGCTGATGCACCTGCCCGGTTGCGTCCGTCACCCGAAGCCGGATCGCGCTCAAATCCGCCGTTTTCACCATTAGCTCCAGCTGACGCATCGCCAGCGCATCAAGCGCTTTGTTCATGGCGACATAAGCGCCGCCGCCGCTGAAGCTGCCGGCAAGACGTCCGGAGAACGAGCCTGAGCCGGCATCGGCATTCACCCGTTCGAGGCTGCCTTCAGCACCGGGAAACTCCGGCCCGAGACTCAAGCTCCAGCCGTCATCCCCGCTCTCGAAATCGCTGATTGGGGCATCCTGGACAGGAGCCGCTGAAGCATGTGCCTCATTGCGTTCACCGGCCGTGAACCCCATGGATGAAACGAGGAGCACCAATGCGAGAATAGCAAGCCGTGCCTTTCGATAACGAAACATGTCACTTCTTCCTTTCCATTATAGGTTTATAAATACGCCAATTCCGTGTCTCTACTGGCTGCACCGGACCCGCCGGCGCCCCGATTAAAGAGCCGCATCACCTCCCCCGGGGCGGCATACCCGCCCCAATTTCCCTTGCATGCAGCCGACCGTCGTCATGCAGCGTCGGTACCGCACGCCGTGAATTGCGTGCGGTACCGGCGCAATCGACGTGAGCGTTACCATCGAGCAGGGCATGATGATCATGCCCCCGCGCGATAGAATTGCCCGCCACAATCGAAACGCCTATCGCCGCTTTAAGGACGCGCCGGACTTCCATCCGGCAGCCGCGCCAACGTCCAGGCCGGCAGCGTGTTGCTGCACGGATACTTCGCCGCGAGCGCTTCGTCGATCTCGACCCCGAGGCCGGGCGCTTCATGAATATACGCATATCCGCCGCGGAGCGCCGGTGCGCCTGGGAATACCTCGCGCATCCGATCAGAGAACGGATACCATTCCTGAATGCCGAAATTCGGGCTGCTCAGATCCAGATGCAGGTTCGCCGCATGTCCGACCGGAGACACATCGCCGGGACCGTGCCATGCGGTGCGGACGCCGAACGCTTCGGAGAGCGCCGCGAGCTTCCGCGCGGGCGTAATGCCGCCGATGGCGCTGATGTGAACGCGGATGAAGTCGATCAGGCCCCCCGATATGAGCGGCACCCATTCCTGCGGGTGCACGAACAGCTCGCCCATCGCGATCGGCGTCGCGCTCTGGGCGCGTATCATACGGAAGCCGTCCAGCTGCTCCGGCGCGAGCGGGTCCTCCAGGAAGAAGAGGCGGTACGGCTCCAGCTGCTTGGCCAGACGGACCGCTTCGATGGCGGACAGCCGCTCATGAACATCATGCAGCAGCTCGATTTCGTATCCGAACGTGCCGCGCATCCGCTCGAACAGCTGCGGGACGCTGCGCGCATAGGCGTCCGGATCGTAATAGGCGCCAGGCAAGGCGTTCTCGGGCGATGCGCAGGCGTGACTGCCGCCGTAACCGCCCCACTGGCAGCGGATGTGGCGAAGCCCCTGTTCCATGAACCGCCGGACGTTGTCCTCGATCTCGTCGAGATCGCGGCCGTCGGCATGGCGGTAGACGGCGACGCCCTCCCGGCATTTGCCGCCAAGCAGCTGGTAGACCGGCTGGCCCGCCAGCTTCCCCTTAATATCCCACAGCGCCATGTCTACGCCAGATATCGCGTTGTTGAGGACAGGGCCGTTGCGCCAGTAAGAGCTGACCATCGCGGTCTGCCAGATATCCTCGATCCGCTGCGGATCCTTGCCGATCAAGAACGGCTTCATATAATCGTCGATAGCCGAGGCGACCGTCAGATAGCGCTGCGTAAACGTCGCGCAGCCAAGACCGTACAGCCCCGGCTCGGACGTCTCGATCTTGACGACGACCAGATTAATCCCGTCCGGCGCGGTCAGAATCGTTTTTACATCCCGTATCGTAATGCCACTCATTCGCTTCTCCCCCTCATATTCGGCTTCGTCTTCGATCCCCACGCGCTGATGCCGTCCTCCGGCATGCCCGGCAGAATGAGACCGCCGTCGGCGCGCAGATTGATGCCCGTCACATAGGCCGCTTCATCCGAAACGAGCCAGACGGCGATGTTCCCCATATCCTCCGGGGTGCCCATCCTTCCAAGCGGAACCTGGCGGCCTACTCCTTCGTACGGCCCCCGGCCTTCCCGGACGAGCGTCGCTCCCGGCGCCAGGCAATTCACCCGGATGCCGTACGGCGCCAGGTCGAGCGCCGCCGATTCGACCGCCCGCTTCAACCCGGCCTTCAACCCGCCGTACACCGCGTCACCCGGATAAGCCCGCTCCGCCCGTGACGACGTAATGTTCAGGATGCTTCCCTGGATGCCTGCCGCGATCATATGCGCAGACACCTCCCGCATCAGAATTAACGGCGAGCGGAAATTCAGCCCGATGAGATGGTCCAGATGCCCGGTCTGCAGCCGGTCGACGGGATCGATCAGCGTAATGCCCGCATTGTTGACGAGCACGTCGATCCGTCCCATGCCGGCAAGCGCTTGCTCCGCTGTTCGCTCCGCTTCGCCCGGTTCCGCCAGATTGCCGGACAGCACGAGGCAGTCCCGCCCTATCTCGGACCGGATCTGCTCGGCCGCTGCCGATGCGCCGGACTCATCCTGCCAATGGGTAATCGTGAGCGTATAACCGGCCCGCGCAAGCGCAAGGGCGATGCCTCGCCCGATGCCGCGGCTGCCTCCGGTTACGAGCGCTGCCTTGCCATGGCCGCCACCGCTGCGGAAGCCCGTTCCCCCTCCCTCTGCCCGAGACGCAGCTGCCGGCGCTCGTCCCTCATCGGAATCCTTCATGCTCCATCCCTCCTTCAGGAACTTTCCCCGTCATCCCTTAATGCCGGAGAAGGTAAACCCTTGCATAATATATTTCTGGAAGAATAGAAACAGAATCGCCGGCGGGATGATCGAGAATGTCAGGGCGATAAACTGGATATCGAGCGTCGTCGTCCCCTTCATGTTGTAGATGGCCACGATGACCGTCCAGAGCGACTTCTCCTTCAGCACCATATACGGCCAGAAGAAATCCGACCAGGTCCCGTGAATGGTAAAGATCGTCACCGCCATCATGACGGGCTTGCTGAGCGGCAGAACGATGCGGCGGAAGATGCCGAGCGGGCTGCAGCCATCCATGCGGGCCGCTTCGATGAGCGCCTGCGGGATGTTATCGAAGAACCCTTTAAACACGATGACGAAGAACGCATTGGCGCCGGCCATCATCCACATCGGCCAGAAGGTGTTGCTGAAGTTAAGGTGCAGCACGGGAAAATCGATAATATTCTTGAAGATCGGCACCATGCCGAGCGTATTGGGCAGCAGCATCGTCCAGAGCACCATGCCGAAGACGACCGCGCTGCCTTTGGGCCGCAGCTTGGAAAGAAAATAGCCGAGCAGGCCGTTAAACGTGAGCGCGAAGAACAGGCACCCTGCGGTAACGATGAGCGTATTCCAGTACAGCCTGCCAAAATCAAGCAGCTTCCACGTGCTTACAACCTTGGACAGATCATATGTCTTCGGAATGATCGTCGGGGGAATGGTGAAGAACTCCTTCACGTCCTTCAAGCTGGAGAGCATAATCCATAGAGGCGGGAGCAGGCAGACGAGCGATACCGCCGCCATGAAGGCGAACAACCCCCAATACAGCAGCTTCACGCCCGGCCGCTTCATGTCCAGCGTACTGATGATGCCGTTTGTCTGTTTTGCCATATCGTCACCTCTAATCGTCGCCGTTAAATTTTTTGTTCAGCTTGAAGTAAATGATCGTGAACAGCAGCAGGAACACGAAGGTAATGACGCCCACCGCAAGCGATCGGCCCGCTTCGAAATACCGGAACGCATAGAAATAGCTCTGCAGCATCAGCGACATCGACGCGTTGTTCGGCCCGCCCTCCGTCATCGTCAGCGGCTCGTACATCACCTGGAACACCCCGATGATTTGGAGCACCAGCAGGATCGAGATGATCGGCGAAATTTGCGGCAGCGTAATATGCCATACCCGCTTCCATATGCCCGCGCCGTCGATCGACGCGGCCTCGTACAGCTCGGGATTGACCCCCTGCAGGCTGGCCAGATAGAGGATGACGGAGGTGCCGAAGCCCCGCCAGGTCATCGTGATGACGATCAGCATAATCGTCCAATCGGGATTTTGCATCCAGGCGGCGGAAGCGAGTCCGAGCTTGTTCATGAGCATGTTGAGCAGCCCGCTCGGTCCCGGATCGAAGATGAAAACCCACAATAGAGCGGCCGCAATGCCAGGTACCATACTGGGGAAGTAGACCGAAAATTTAAAGAAGGTCTGTAGGTGGATCATTTCATTGATGAGAATCGCGATGATGATCGGAACGGCAAAGCCGATCACAATGGACCAGAGGACGTAGAAGATCGTGTTGATGAACGTCTGCTGAAAGACGGAGTTGCTCATGACGTCGATGTAGTTTTGCAGGCCGATGAACTTGACCGCGTCATATCCCTTCGTCTGCTGGAAGGAAAGAATGAATCCCGATATGAGCGGCTGCCAGGAAAACACGGTGAAGAAAACAATGCTCGGCAGGATCAGCATCCATGCGGGCAATTCCTGCAGGAAGCGCCTGATCCGCCTCCATGCGCGGCCGTCGCCCGTCCGGATAGCCGGCTGCGGCTTAGTATTCGGGACATTCATCGCTTCTTCTCCTGTTCATGTAAGTTGTGGCAAGCTTCTAATGGAATAGAAGAGTCCGCGGCGGCAGCCGGCCGGCGAGGCCGTTAGCCGATTGCCCGCCGCGAAGACCTCTCCCTCTCAAACCTGCGGCCTATCGCCGCAATTAGTTCGCCTTGTCCAGATAATCCCGCTGGAAGTCGGCGGCGGCTTTGTCCAGCAGCGCCTTCGGATCGGCGTTCTGATTGGTCAGAACCGCCTGAATGACGCCGTCCAGCAGTTTGTACAGCTCCTGCGCGTTGACCGGCACCTCCGGCTTGATCGTTACGCCTTCGTTGCCGATGTAGTCGTTCCACAGCGCCATATCGACGTTCGTATGCTTGTCGTAGATGGCTTGCTCCGCCTGCAGGCGGTCTTCGTTGATCCATACCTTGAGCGCCTGCGGGCCGACGATGCGGCTAAGCGAGGCATCGTTCTGCAGCGATTCCTCAAGCCCCTTCAGTGATTCCGGGGACGCCTCGGGCGAGAAGCCCTTGATCTTCAGCCAATCCAGCCCGGCCTTGATCTGCTCCTTCGAGCTGTTCGGCGAGAACATGAACAGTCCGCCCCCGGCAAGCGAGATCCGTCCGACCGGACCGCCCGGCACCCGGGACATCGCCAGATTGTCCTTGCTCATCTTGTAATCGTTGATCGGCGTGTTCTTCCAGTCTGCCGTGCCGAAGCTCATGCCGACCTGATCCGTCCCGAACATCCGGAACAGGTCGTTCACGTCGACCAGCACGTTATCGGTCAGCACGTTATGCTTCCACTTCATGTCCTTGATCAGCTGCAGCGCTTCGGCCGCCTCCGGGCTGTTGAAGACGGCCTTCCACTTGCCGCCCTCCTGCACCACGAATTCCGCCCCGTACGACCAGGCGATGTTCATGAACTGCCAGCCGCCCTGATTGTTCTTCGTCGGCAGGAAGAATCCCGGCTTGCCCGTCTTCTCCTTGATCGTCTTGGCCATCTGGACCAGCTCTTCGTATGTTTGCGGAAACCGCGGCGCCTCGCCGTCCTTCATCAAGCCCGCCTGCTTCAGCAAATTGACGTTGTACCAAATCCCCATAAAATAACCGCTGGATGGCACGCCGAACGTTTTGCCGTCCTTCTGCATAATTGCCAGCATATCCGGGTTGAGCATCGTATCGTAGTTGTACTCCTTCAACACGTCGGTTATATCTGCGGCGTAGCCTGCGCCAATGATCTTCTGCGGCTCGGTGAACCAGGTGGCGAACAGATTCGGCAGCTGTCCGCTCTCCGCCTTGGGCAGAAACGTATTCGTGTCGTATTCGAAATTTTCCGTTTTCATCTCAATGTGCGGATACATGGTTTCGAACGTTTTCTTCCATCCTTCGGCTTGCGCGAGCGTCGCATCGGTCGGCTTCGGCCAATCCCCGTTCGCGAACACGAAGTTGGCCGGGGGCGTCTGTTCCCCGCCTTCCGCTTCGCCTGTATTGGCAGACCCGCCATCGACCCGCTTCCCGTTCGATTCCTTCTCTCCCCCGGCTTCATTGCCGCCCTTGCTGCTCGTAGGCGCGCAGGCAGCCAGCACCAGCGTAAGAATAAGCATGACCGCCAGCAGGAGCGATCCGTTCTTCTTCATCAATCGTCAACACCCTTTCTCGTGAGCGGAATCTGGTTACGACCTTCATAATAGCGCTTTCATAAAAGGATAAAAATGAGGCGTTCCTGCTAAAAGGTGGAGCATCCTGCTCTGTTTGAAAGCGCTTCAACAACTTCCTTCGGATGTGCTATACTCTTCCTGGAGGTGAGCGCCGTGTTTGCGCTGTTGTCCCGCAGAATTATTGTCACCCTGATGACAACCGCAATCATCGGCGTGACGATCGTCGGTGCGGTCTCGTATTATTTCTCCGCCTATCTGATCCGTTCCGAGTTCAGCAGTATCGTCAGCCACTTCTACGACACGTCCGCGGGCAACCTGACTCGGTTTCTCACCTATACGGAGGAGACGGTGAAGGTCATTGCCAACAATGCCACGGTCATGTCCGCCATCCGCTCGCCTGGCTATATGACCGAGGTGTCCGAAGTGTTGAACGGGATGGTCTACAACCTGAATGCCGATATCCGCGGCGCCGCCATCTATTCTTTGCAGGGCTACACTTACACGCCGACGAATTATTCGGACATTCCTTCCCTGGAGCAGCTGCGTGCCAACCCCGATTTCGAACGGTTCTACACGGATCCGTCCTCCAGGGGCGAATGGATGTACCGGGACGGCGCCGACTTGTCCTACTATGCCCTGCGGTATGCCAAGGACGGCATCCTCTCCTACGTCATGAAAATTCCCGAGAACGCCGAGCAGCCGCTGGCCATCCTGGTTGCGGATATTGACGGGACCAAGCTGGCGCAATATTTTCAAACGACGAACGCCCTATTCCGCAGCGCCGCGATCGATATTCAACGCATAGAGCGAAAGCCTGCGCACAGCGGCCCGGTCGCAGCCGAGAACGATACATCCGTCGTGATCCGGAGCCTTGTACATGATTCGAATATCGCGCTGACGCTATCGGTTCCGCTCGCCAATGCCAAGGAGCCGCTGCAGGAATTGCGCTGGACGATAGGTCTGCTGGCGCTTCTGTCCGCCGCCGCGGCCGCCTATGCCTTCCGCCGGTTGAGAAGCGCCATCGTCCGGCCGCTGGCTCTCCTGTATAAGAAGATGCGCCGGTTCAGCTCATCCGCCTAGGCGCATTCCGGGCTTCGACCCTGACCGTGACCGTCGTCCCGCGTCCATGGCTGCTGTCAATCTGAATGCCGCAGCGTGAGCCATATTCCAGCTTAATCCGCTCATCTACATTGCGGATGCCGTAGCCTCCGCCTTTGTAAGAGGTATCCTGCTGCATGCCATGCAGCCCTGCGGGATCGAAGCCGATTCCGTCATCCTGAACCTCGAATACCAGATCCTTACGGTCGCGGTATCCCTTGATCCGCAGCTGTCCTTTGCCCCGCTTCTGGCCGATCCCATGCTTGATCGCGTTTTCGACGAGCGGCTGCAGAATGATTTTTAGAACGGCATCGTCCGTAATCTCCTCATCCACCTCGTAGGTCACCTCGAATTTGTCAGGGAACCGCATCTCTTCCAGCGTCATATAGCTCTTGATGATGCCGAGCTCTTCTTTGACCGTGATGTACTTATCGCCTTTATGCAGACTGAGCCGGTAGAAGCTGGCCAGCGCGATGATCATTCTCTCAATCGTCGGCTGATCGTTCATCTTGGCGATCCAGCCGATCGCATCCAGCGTGTTATACAGGAAGTGCGGGTTGATCTGCGCCTGCAGCGCGATCAGCTCCGTCTCCCGCTGCCGGTCCTTGTCCTCGTTGTTGCGGGCGATCAGCTCCTCGATCCGGACGACCATATCGTTGAAGCTGTTCTCCAGCAGGGCCAGCTCGTCGTTATTCTGCCATTGGACGTAGGGACGCGCAGTGCTGCCGCTTTCCCGGTATTTGCGGATGATGCGCGCAAGCCGGTTAACGGGCGTCACGATCCGCTTGGACACATACCACGATACGGCGAAGCCGGCCGCAATGAGCACCGCTTGAAGCACATACGCATACCGTTTGATATGCCCCAGCCGCTTGAACAGCTCTTGCTGAGACACCATGCTGACGATGTGCCAGTTCAGCCCGTTCTTCTGCACATCTCCTGTCAGCCGATAGTTGAAAATAATCGCCGGATCGCCCTTCAGCTCCGTCATCTTGTAGCCGTCGCCGCCGACCTGGAACAGCTCCGGCTCGTAAATCGCCGTTCCCGCCTGCGCCGGATCAGGGGCCGACAGCACATACCTGTCTTCCGACAGCAGCATTGCATTCCCCCAATCGGAGAACACCATATTTTTATACACATCGTATAGCGCCCTCTCCCGGATATACACGACCAAATAGCCAAGCCGCTGCCCAGTGTTGAAATTGTAATACTTCCTGCCGAGCATCAGGTACGGCTGCCCTTCACCGTCTCTTCGCACGTCTCCCCATACCGGCGTGTTCGATTCGCGGACCCGCTTCAGGAAGAACGGATCCGGCGCTCCGACGTCCGCTCCGCCGCCATAGCCGTAATAGCGCCCGTCTTCGGTCACGATCGCGATGCTGCGCACGACGCTAGTGTTGATGTTCATCGCATCCAGGATTTTGGCGATCGCGGCCTCCTTCTGTTCCTCGGTTGCCTTGCTGTCCAAGACGGCGCGGTAAACCTCCCTCTTGGTCAGCAGCCGGACGGACAGCATATTCACCTCCCCCAGCAGAAATTCGAATCCGGTCTGGGCCTTCTCCTGATTCATCATGACATAGTTGTACATGAATTCGCGCACCGCCTTCTGCGTCAGCCAGCTCGTCGCCTGAAACAGCAGTACCGAGGACAGCAGCAGGACGGCGAACAGCAGAGCCAATACTTTCGAGCCGACGCTCCAATGCTTCCAAGTCCGAAATCGTACGTTCACAGGGCTGCGCTCCTTTATTCATATAGCGTGCTTTTCACAAATTCGCGGGGCG carries:
- a CDS encoding sugar-binding protein gives rise to the protein MFRYRKARLAILALVLLVSSMGFTAGERNEAHASAAPVQDAPISDFESGDDGWSLSLGPEFPGAEGSLERVNADAGSGSFSGRLAGSFSGGGAYVAMNKALDALAMRQLELMVKTADLSAIRLRVTDATGQVHQQTLALQADAGWQKLTVSAFDAGVNYSHWGGANDGAYHAPATEVTFLMERSELVQGKNSAELLLDDIVAKVDLPLLSIEQTALGNVFEGTDTAAFRIVTQGDAVTWKIDDLWGNPVRQGTEAIAGGTGELNVPNLQQGYYRMTMTAEKAGAQLASAETSFALLAPLDPGQAAADSPFGVATHFGQWWNPELIPLIRMAGAGSIRDELYWGNVEPERGVYRFPGTYDRYMSELQRNGLDPFIIFSYANALYDEGSTPYSDEGRQGFAQYGKSILQHYGDQVKWVEVYNEFNIGFGDTGNGPADSKPDYYYKLLKETYQTVKAEDSNVVVVGAATAGTPWDWLEEVFRLGGLEVMDAVSIHPYRYPDTPEGLVQDLTRLQSLIRQYNNGQPKPIWITEMGWPTQRDFRGVSEETQASYVVRSHVAALSQGVEKFFWYDFMNDGTNEMYNEHNFGIIRHPADAKGKYTPKPAYAAYAAMTRQLTGLSYTRAEQIGEGISSHLFKGNGQEVRVLWAAEPTDLTLKTNRSITVTDVVGNKKTYYPDKSNVIYLTVGQDPIYVGGNVKSFELGSKYTLSGSEAFVGEPIPLAFAVDNTVPPRAPIAASLAVNGQSYDLTARPGEREETAIPLSGADAAGMKTVSGDIIVDGKPVGRLTTEVRIIHPVQLQVKHVLRGETDALQVQLDNRSSQPYVLDRIEWQIGNQSGEQTGGLTVPAASTGRMELALPSLPAGELHSMKLALEAEGFPSATFEGRLKLVGNGGYTPLAAKTVTVDGTPDDLSTVPGVDLSVDGTVQTVQGGFNGAEDLSGQVWVTWDQEHLYLSASIHDDVFSQTATDAGIWNGDSIQFAVSQGTPGENIEMHEFGVALTNEGPQVYRWMGANGQPAGLVRSAQAAVTRDEANKNTYYELALPWEELAPVEAEDGLFSLSYLVNDNDGQGRKGWIEWASGIGFGKNPAEFKPVRLMLE
- a CDS encoding enolase C-terminal domain-like protein, producing the protein MSGITIRDVKTILTAPDGINLVVVKIETSEPGLYGLGCATFTQRYLTVASAIDDYMKPFLIGKDPQRIEDIWQTAMVSSYWRNGPVLNNAISGVDMALWDIKGKLAGQPVYQLLGGKCREGVAVYRHADGRDLDEIEDNVRRFMEQGLRHIRCQWGGYGGSHACASPENALPGAYYDPDAYARSVPQLFERMRGTFGYEIELLHDVHERLSAIEAVRLAKQLEPYRLFFLEDPLAPEQLDGFRMIRAQSATPIAMGELFVHPQEWVPLISGGLIDFIRVHISAIGGITPARKLAALSEAFGVRTAWHGPGDVSPVGHAANLHLDLSSPNFGIQEWYPFSDRMREVFPGAPALRGGYAYIHEAPGLGVEIDEALAAKYPCSNTLPAWTLARLPDGSPARP
- a CDS encoding SDR family NAD(P)-dependent oxidoreductase, translated to MKDSDEGRAPAAASRAEGGGTGFRSGGGHGKAALVTGGSRGIGRGIALALARAGYTLTITHWQDESGASAAAEQIRSEIGRDCLVLSGNLAEPGEAERTAEQALAGMGRIDVLVNNAGITLIDPVDRLQTGHLDHLIGLNFRSPLILMREVSAHMIAAGIQGSILNITSSRAERAYPGDAVYGGLKAGLKRAVESAALDLAPYGIRVNCLAPGATLVREGRGPYEGVGRQVPLGRMGTPEDMGNIAVWLVSDEAAYVTGINLRADGGLILPGMPEDGISAWGSKTKPNMRGRSE
- a CDS encoding carbohydrate ABC transporter permease, which translates into the protein MAKQTNGIISTLDMKRPGVKLLYWGLFAFMAAVSLVCLLPPLWIMLSSLKDVKEFFTIPPTIIPKTYDLSKVVSTWKLLDFGRLYWNTLIVTAGCLFFALTFNGLLGYFLSKLRPKGSAVVFGMVLWTMLLPNTLGMVPIFKNIIDFPVLHLNFSNTFWPMWMMAGANAFFVIVFKGFFDNIPQALIEAARMDGCSPLGIFRRIVLPLSKPVMMAVTIFTIHGTWSDFFWPYMVLKEKSLWTVIVAIYNMKGTTTLDIQFIALTFSIIPPAILFLFFQKYIMQGFTFSGIKG